A portion of the Eubacterium maltosivorans genome contains these proteins:
- the abc-f gene encoding ribosomal protection-like ABC-F family protein: MSLINVSNLTFGYDGSYDTIFEKVSFQLDTNWKLGFTGRNGKGKTTFLKLLMGQYEYSGTIAASVDFSYFPFKVGQSTRNTIDVVDSLSGNYEFWELQRELSMLEVDYDVLYRPFSTLSQGEQTKVLLAVLFMRENQFLLIDEPTNHLDMASRELVGQYLNTKHGFILVSHDRYFLDQCVDHILSINNTNIEVQRGNYSSWVENKERQDQYEMSENEKLKKEIKKMTTAARRTAGWSDAVENTKKGASRKLVAGLKPDRGYVGHKAAKMMKRSKVTEARKEKAIAEKSKLLKNIDWADELAIKTLSYPKNRLVEARGLSVTYDGTAVFENVSFDVNRGDRVALCGKNGCGKSSILKAVLGEKIPHNGELIVGTHLKYSYVSQDTSFLAGSLRTYIRENGLNESLFKAILRKLGFSREQFDKGLEAYSSGQKKKVLLAASLCKPAHLHIWDEPLNFIDVLSRIQIEHLICRYEPTMLFVEHDRMFMENVATKVVAL; this comes from the coding sequence ATGTCTTTAATAAATGTATCAAACCTGACTTTTGGCTACGATGGAAGCTACGATACGATTTTTGAAAAAGTATCCTTTCAACTTGACACCAACTGGAAGCTGGGCTTTACCGGGCGCAATGGTAAAGGAAAAACTACTTTTTTAAAGCTTTTGATGGGCCAGTATGAATACAGCGGTACTATTGCCGCTTCGGTTGATTTTTCTTATTTTCCCTTTAAGGTTGGGCAGAGCACGCGCAATACCATCGACGTGGTAGACTCACTGAGTGGGAATTATGAATTCTGGGAACTTCAGAGGGAGCTTTCCATGCTGGAGGTGGACTATGATGTCCTGTACCGTCCCTTCAGCACATTAAGCCAGGGAGAGCAGACCAAGGTGCTGCTGGCGGTTCTCTTTATGAGGGAAAACCAGTTTCTGCTCATTGATGAGCCCACCAACCATCTGGATATGGCATCCAGGGAGCTGGTTGGACAGTATCTGAACACCAAGCACGGGTTTATTCTGGTCTCGCACGACCGTTATTTTTTAGATCAGTGTGTGGACCATATTCTTTCCATTAACAATACGAACATTGAGGTGCAGCGTGGAAACTACTCCTCATGGGTGGAAAATAAGGAGCGCCAGGATCAGTATGAGATGAGCGAAAATGAAAAGTTAAAAAAAGAAATAAAGAAAATGACCACGGCAGCCAGACGGACCGCCGGATGGTCGGACGCTGTGGAGAACACAAAGAAAGGCGCAAGCCGTAAACTGGTGGCAGGTCTGAAGCCAGACCGTGGCTACGTTGGCCATAAGGCCGCTAAAATGATGAAGCGCTCGAAAGTGACAGAGGCCAGAAAGGAGAAAGCCATCGCGGAAAAGTCAAAGCTGCTGAAAAACATTGACTGGGCCGATGAGCTTGCCATCAAAACCCTGAGCTATCCTAAAAACAGGCTGGTCGAGGCCAGAGGGCTGTCCGTCACCTATGATGGAACAGCGGTTTTTGAGAATGTCAGCTTTGATGTAAACCGGGGCGACCGGGTGGCCCTGTGCGGTAAAAACGGATGTGGAAAATCCAGTATTCTGAAAGCAGTTCTGGGCGAAAAAATCCCCCACAATGGTGAACTCATTGTCGGAACCCACCTCAAATATTCCTATGTTTCTCAGGACACCTCCTTTCTGGCCGGTAGCCTGAGAACCTATATCCGTGAAAACGGTCTTAACGAGAGCCTGTTTAAGGCCATTCTCAGAAAGCTGGGCTTTTCCAGAGAGCAGTTTGACAAAGGCCTTGAGGCCTACAGCAGCGGGCAGAAAAAGAAGGTGCTGCTGGCAGCAAGCCTGTGCAAACCGGCCCATCTCCATATCTGGGACGAGCCGTTAAACTTCATTGACGTGCTGTCCCGCATACAGATCGAGCATTTGATCTGCCGTTATGAGCCGACAATGCTTTTTGTGGAGCATGATCGCATGTTTATGGAAAATGTGGCGACAAAGGTGGTGGCACTGTAA
- a CDS encoding acyl carrier protein, translated as MLEQVKEIIVEAINVDEDLIVPEAKLQEDLGIDSLSAVELAMELENAFDIRIEDDALANLKTVQDILNIVENK; from the coding sequence GTGTTAGAACAGGTTAAAGAAATTATTGTAGAAGCGATCAATGTAGATGAGGACTTAATCGTGCCTGAAGCAAAACTGCAGGAAGACCTCGGCATTGACTCTTTATCTGCCGTAGAACTGGCCATGGAACTTGAAAACGCATTTGATATCCGTATCGAAGACGACGCATTGGCAAATTTAAAAACGGTTCAGGATATCCTGAACATCGTTGAAAATAAATAA
- the accB gene encoding acetyl-CoA carboxylase biotin carboxyl carrier protein: MNINELEKIVQIFDSSALSKMELQSGDVTIKLEKGTECAAASAALAVKEPVAAAAVPEASVDEAGEEAKGHWVKSPLVGTFYRSNIKDGEPLVKVGDTVRKGDLLCIIEAMKMMNEIRSDRDGVITAINVENETMVEYDEKIICIGEAQ, encoded by the coding sequence ATGAACATTAACGAACTTGAAAAAATAGTCCAGATCTTTGACAGCTCTGCCCTTTCAAAAATGGAGCTGCAGAGCGGGGACGTTACCATAAAATTAGAAAAAGGAACAGAGTGTGCCGCGGCGTCTGCTGCGCTGGCTGTCAAGGAGCCAGTGGCCGCGGCTGCGGTGCCTGAAGCCAGTGTGGATGAGGCTGGCGAGGAGGCCAAGGGACATTGGGTAAAATCGCCGCTGGTTGGCACCTTTTACCGCTCCAACATCAAGGACGGAGAACCGCTGGTAAAGGTAGGGGATACCGTCAGGAAGGGAGACCTTCTGTGCATTATTGAGGCCATGAAGATGATGAATGAAATCCGCAGCGACCGCGACGGCGTCATTACAGCCATCAACGTTGAAAATGAAACCATGGTGGAATATGACGAAAAAATCATTTGTATTGGAGAGGCCCAATGA